In Amphiprion ocellaris isolate individual 3 ecotype Okinawa chromosome 3, ASM2253959v1, whole genome shotgun sequence, one genomic interval encodes:
- the ambra1b gene encoding activating molecule in BECN1-regulated autophagy protein 1B translates to MASRQRNSVRILSSRERGSQTFGSQRLLQLLVEEKVRWMKWQSQKVELPDSPRSTFLLAFSPDRTLMASTHVNHNIYITEVKTGKCLHSLVGHRRTPWCVTFHPTIPGLVASGCLDGEVRIWDLHGGSESWFTESNVAIASLAFHPTAQLLLIATNNELHFWDWSRPEPFAVVKTGSDTERVRLVRFDPLGHNLLTAIVNPSNQQSEEDSEVPMDSVEMPHFRQRSFLPSQPVRRTPILHNFLHILSSRSPGAQAGGEQPRPLGENGSNIGESPSIPLAQYPSSERGPPFPGCIQHLGMVCLCSRCSVSRNPSLAADGSSVTPSDPRVSSDAPPPPPASTFSSARTEPRQPSERPSAFTSVYYSAGTSLNPTAPSGLEPLSTSRPGPDWTRNLLTMREGGVGPGMLPPRTSSSSSISLLSVLRQQDGSSHSPVYTSATEGRGFPQQGEPGARDTAGTSSGHHPFWDGSRSNTASFRNVLQCNLSRYFMEFDRMQDLEPPLGGAMDQSHEQSQELLNNNMDPDRPGPSSSSSTSSPTIIHYQPPLPPPPSSHSLENNVPPPASRGHLNRCRACHNLLTFNHDSQRWERTNQASSTSASSLEPSSSSSTFPSSSSPWQPEEGRRTLEAQTQERRAPPEGSEQPPPPGGGGAGPVAFPIAPSSGQPGEQAVGLVYNQDTAQWERVYRQAAAGRSAEPPEALSQEMPVDPPDEDSLRRRLLESSLLSLSRYDMSGSRDHPIYPDPARLSPAAYYAQRMIQYLSRRDSIRQRSLRYQQNRLRAMSSSSDSPASNPSSTMDSSDVDFEELDDNGDRARHRTPRNARMSAPSLGRFVPRRFLLPEYLPYAGIFHERGQPGLATHSSVNRVLAGASIGDGQSAVASNIANTTYRLQWWDFTKFDLPEISNASVNVLVPNCKIYNDASCDISADGQLLAVFIPSSQRGFPDEGILAIYSLAPHNLGEMLYTKRFGPNAISVSLSPMGCYVMVGLASRRILLHPTTDHMVAQVFRLQQPHGGETSIRMVFNVVYPMAPDQRRHVSINSARWLPDPGMGLAYGTNKGDLVICRPVFYRSDGESPGESSSEPLFSVNNSGTSRTRGSDRPGPNRSGWRLDRDMGLMNAIGLQPRHPAPSVTSQGTQTPIIQLQNAETQTERDLSEPSVSQQPLNVPPETPSTSRAAQGQLEASQGGRGQDGVQGEASAEANTSAASTGDSPEFGSGEDALARIRRLIAEGGMTAVVQREQSTTMASMGGFGNNIIVSHRIHRGSQTGTAASRTPAADPATSTSGPLLIAQPQSYPHPPPQAANPSEQLAPVWGPAVLSGPQPGLALAVDMDDVFDGGRTDDDSLPGPSSSSLLLSSPSSSSSSSSSSSHSPLPGGGGGPNGYPGDPYSR, encoded by the exons GACCCTCATGGCTTCCACACACGTCAACCACAACATTTACATAACGGAGGTGAAGACTGGAAAGTGCCTACATTCCCTCGTGGGCCACCGTAGAACCCCCTGGTGTGTGACCTTTCACCCCACGATTCCCGGCCTGGTGGCCTCCGGGTGCCTTGATGGCGAAGTCCGCATCTGGGACCTGCAT GGTGGAAGTGAGAGTTGGTTCACAGAAAGCAACGTTGCCATCGCTTCTCTGGCCTTCCACCCGACCGCTCAGCTCCTCCTCATCGCCACCAACAACGAGCTCCACTTCTGGGACTGGAGCCGACCGGAGCCCTTCGCCGTGGTCAAGACGGGCAGCGACACGGAGAGAGTCCG gttGGTGAGGTTTGACCCTCTGGGCCACAACCTGCTCACAGCGATCGTGAATCCGTCCAATCAGCAG AGCGAGGAGGACTCGGAGGTTCCGATGGACAGTGTGGAGATGCCTCACTTCCGTCAGCGCTCCTTCCTGCCCTCCCAGCCGGTTCGTCGTACACCCATCCTACACAACTTCCTCCACATCTTGTCGTCTCGCTCGCCGGGCGCTCAGGCGGGAGGTGAGCAGCCGCGGCCTCTCGGGGAAAATGGAAGCAATATTGGAGAGTCTCCCAGCATCCCTCTGGCCCAGTACCCCAGCTCTGAGCGCGGGCCTCCCTTCCCCGGCTGCATCCAGCACCTGGGCATGGTCTGCCTCTGCAGCCGCTGCTCCGTCAGTCGGAACCCCTCCCTGGCAGCCGACGGTTCCTCCGTGACTCCGTCTGATCCCCGGGTGTCGTCCGACGCTCCCccgcctcctccagcctccaccTTCTCTTCGGCCCGTACGGAGCCCAGACAGCCGTCGGAGCGACCCTCGGCCTTTACCTCAGTCTACTACAGTGCTGGCACTTCTCTAAACCCCACCGCACCGAGCGGCCTCGAGCCGCTCTCCACCTCCAGGCCCGGACCTGACTGGACTCGCAACCTGCTGACCATGAGGGAGGGTGGGGTCGGTCCAGGCATGCTGCCTCCCAgaacctcctcctcttcctccatcagCCTTCTTTCAGTGCTCCGTCAGCAAGACGGCTCCTCTCACTCCCCCGTCTACACCTCTGCCACTGAAGGCCGAGGTTTCCCCCAACAAGGAGAACCCGGGGCCCGGGACACCGCCGGCACCAGCAGTGGGCATCACCCGTTCTGGGACGGCTCTCGCAGCAACACGGCCTCCTTCCGCAACGTGCTGCAGTGCAACCTGAGCCGCTACTTCATGGAGTTCGACCGCATGCAGGACCTGGAGCCGCCGTTAGGGGGCGCCATGGACCAGAGCCACGAGCAGAGCCAAGAGCTGCTCAATAATAACATGGACCCAGACAGACCTGGAccttcctcatcttcctccacctcctcccccaCCATCATCCATTACCAGCCTCCTCTCccgcctcccccctcctcccacagcctggagaacaaTGTTCCTCCCCCGGCCTCCCGAGGCCATCTGAACCGCTGCCGGGCCTGCCACAACCTGCTGACCTTCAACCACGACTCTCAGCGCTGGGAGCGCACCAACCAGGCCTCCTCCACCTCCGCCTCCTCCCTGgaaccctcctcttcctcctccaccttcccttcttcttcttctccttggcAGCCTGAAGAAGGCAGGAGGACACTAGAAGCCCAAACCCAGGAGAGGAGGGCTCCTCCGGAGGGCAGCGAGCAGCCGCCTCCTcctggaggtggaggagcaggACCAGTGGCCTTCCCCATCGCCCCGTCCTCCGGCCAGCCTGGAGAGCAGGCCGTGGGTTTGGTGTACAACCAGGACACAGCGCAGTGGGAGAGGGTGTACCGGCAGGCTGCTGCCGGCCGATCGGCAGAGCCACCGGAGGCCTTAAGCCAAGAAATGCCTGTTGACCCCCCAGACGAGGACTCCCTGAGGAG GCGACTGCTGGAATCATCTCTGTTATCGCTGTCTCGCTACGATATGTCAGGATCAAGAGACCACCCCATTTACCCCGACCCCGCCAG GCTTTCTCCAGCGGCGTACTACGCTCAGAGGATGATCCAGTACCTGTCCAGACGGGACAGCATCCGCCAGCGCTCGCTTCGGTACCAGCAGAACCGTCTCCGGGCCATGTCGTCATCATCGGACAGCCCGGCCAGCAACCCGtccagcaccatggacagcagcGACGTGGACTTTGAGGAGCTGGA TGATAACGGAGACAGAGCGAGGCACAGGACTCCACGAAACGCCCGGATGTCTGCACCCTCGCTGGGTCGCTTCGTCCCTCG GCGTTTCCTCCTGCCCGAGTACCTGCCCTACGCTGGAATCTTCCACGAGCGAGGGCAGCCCGGCCTCGCCACACACTCCTCCGTCAACAGAGTGCTCGCTG GAGCGTCCATCGGAGACGGTCAGTCTGCAGTCGCCAGCAACATCGCTAACACCACCTACCGTCTGCAGTGGTGGGACTTCACCAAGTTCGACCTGCCTGAGATCAGCAACG CCTCGGTCAACGTCCTGGTGCCAAACTGTAAAATCTACAACGACGCCAGCTGCGACATCTCTGCAGACGGTCAGCTGCTGGCAGTGTTTATTCCCAGCAGCCAGCGGGGTTTCCCAGACGAAGGCATCCTGGCCATCTACTCTCTGGCTCCACACAACCTGGGAGAGATGCTCTACACCAAGAGATTCG GTCCCAACGCCATCTCCGTCAGCTTGTCCCCGATGGGCTGCTACGTCATGGTGGGCCTGGCCTCCCGCAGGATCCTGCTGCATCCCACCACCGACCACATGGTGGCGCAAGTCTTCCGCCTGCAGCAGCCTCACGGAGGAGAGACGTCCATCAGA atggTGTTCAACGTGGTTTACCCCATGGCTCCAGACCAGAGGCGCCACGTCAGCATCAACTCGGCTCGCTGGCTGCCGGATCCGGGGATGGGTCTGGCTTATGGAACCAACAAGGGAGACCTGGTGATCTGCCGGCCTGT gttctATCGAAGCGACGGCGAGAGCCCCGGAGAGTCGAGCAGCGAGCCGCTATTCTCCGTCAACAACAGTGGAACCAGCCGGACCCGAGGTTCTGACAGACCGGG TCCGAATCGCTCTGGCTGGAGGCTGGACAGAGACATGGGACTGATGAATGCGATTGGTCTTCAGCCCCGACATCCCGCCCCTTCGGTGACATCACAGGGAACCCAGACGCCCATCATCCAGCTGCAGAACGCCGAGACGCAAACCGAGAGGGACCTATCAGAGCCCAGCGTCTCCCAGCAGCCACTCA ATGTGCCTCCTGAGACTCCATCCACCAGTCGAGCAGCTCAGGGGCAGCTGGAGGCGTCTCAGGGCGGCAGAGGTCAAGACGGCGTTCAGGGCGAAGCTTCAGCCGAGGCCAACACTTCTGCAGCGAGCACTG GAGACTCTCCGGAGTTCGGTTCGGGCGAAGACGCTCTGGCCCGTATCCGGCGGCTGATCGCTGAAGGCGGCATGACGGCGGTGGTGCAGCGGGAGCAGAGCACCACGATGGCCTCCATGGGCGGCTTCGGGAACAACATCATCGTGAGCCACCGGATCCACCGTGGCTCCCAGACGGGCACGGCAGCCTCCAGGACCCCCGCTGCCGACCCCGCCACCTCCACCTCAGGTCCCCTCCTCATCGCCCAGCCCCAGTCCTACCCCCACCCCCCTCCCCAGGCTGCCAACCCGTCGGAGCAGCTAGCTCCGGTGTGGGGCCCCGCGGTGCTGTCGGGCCCCCAGCCGGGCCTTGCTCTGGCCGTGGACATGGACGACGTGTTTGACGGGGGCCGAACGGACGACGACTCCCTGCCGggtccctcctcttcctccctgctgctgtcttccccctcttcctcctcctcctcctcctcctcctcctcccacagcCCCCTCCCCGGCGGCGGAGGCGGGCCCAACGGTTACCCCGGCGACCCGTACAGCAGGTAG